ACGGCCGCCTGGCCTACGTCCCCGACCCCGACGACGCCCTGCGCGACGAGGTCGAGGAGGCCGCGGACGTCTGCCCGCTCCAGGCCATCCGGATCGAGGACTGACATGAGCGGGCGCATCGTCGTCGCC
This genomic stretch from Streptomyces sp. Go-475 harbors:
- a CDS encoding ferredoxin, which encodes MKVVVDMNRCQDHGQCVFAAPDVFRLDDDGRLAYVPDPDDALRDEVEEAADVCPLQAIRIED